In the Aliarcobacter cryaerophilus genome, one interval contains:
- a CDS encoding nucleotide pyrophosphohydrolase — protein sequence MNIEQIKQRIQKFSDDRNWDEFHNPKNLVMALNGEVGELNEIFQWLNFEECMNLPDDVKEHTKEEIADIAIYLIRICMKLDIDLEKAILNKMTKNEAKYPIETSQDGSKKYSKSRENR from the coding sequence ATGAACATAGAACAAATAAAACAAAGAATACAAAAGTTTAGTGATGATAGAAATTGGGATGAATTTCACAATCCTAAAAATCTAGTTATGGCATTAAATGGCGAAGTAGGTGAGCTAAATGAGATTTTCCAATGGCTAAATTTTGAAGAGTGTATGAACTTACCTGATGATGTAAAAGAGCATACAAAAGAGGAGATTGCAGATATTGCTATTTATCTTATAAGAATTTGTATGAAGCTAGATATAGACCTCGAAAAAGCGATATTAAACAAAATGACTAAAAATGAAGCTAAATATCCAATTGAGACATCTCAAGATGGAAGTAAAAAATATAGTAAGAGTAGGGAAAATAGATAA
- the hypE gene encoding hydrogenase expression/formation protein HypE, whose protein sequence is MTKTITLAHGNGGAENNELITKVFYNAFKNEILEKSEDAALIENGKLAFSTDSFTVSPLFFNGANIGKLAICGTCNDLAMMGAKPKYLTCSVIIEEGFEVEQLEIIVNSMKEELVKNEAIIVSGDTKVVPRGAVDKIFINTTGIGEILYGGISSNNITQDDLILVSRDIGAHGATIFTAREGMDMHSNLKSDCNSLYPLVKALIDSGVKITALRDATRGGVSAVLNEWAKQSNICIEVEEENIPVSDEVKGICEMLGFEATNLANEGTFLLAIPKNDASRAIEVLHTFPEASNASIIGKVTAQYPQKVILNSSWGTKRFLDTPTGELLPRIC, encoded by the coding sequence ATGACAAAAACAATAACACTAGCACACGGTAACGGAGGTGCAGAGAACAATGAGCTTATAACAAAGGTATTTTATAATGCTTTTAAAAATGAGATTTTAGAAAAAAGTGAAGATGCCGCACTTATAGAAAATGGAAAGCTAGCATTTAGTACAGACTCTTTTACAGTTAGTCCTCTTTTTTTTAATGGAGCAAATATAGGAAAACTTGCTATTTGTGGAACTTGCAACGATTTAGCAATGATGGGAGCAAAGCCAAAATATCTTACTTGTTCAGTTATTATAGAAGAAGGATTTGAAGTAGAACAGCTTGAAATTATCGTAAACTCTATGAAAGAAGAGTTAGTAAAAAATGAAGCGATAATCGTAAGTGGAGATACAAAAGTAGTACCACGTGGTGCAGTTGATAAAATATTTATAAATACAACTGGAATTGGAGAAATTCTTTATGGAGGAATTAGCTCAAACAATATTACTCAAGATGACTTAATTCTTGTTAGCCGTGACATTGGAGCTCATGGAGCTACGATATTTACTGCACGAGAGGGTATGGATATGCACTCAAATTTAAAAAGTGATTGTAACTCTTTATATCCTTTAGTAAAAGCTTTGATAGATAGTGGTGTTAAAATAACAGCTTTAAGAGATGCTACAAGAGGAGGAGTTAGTGCTGTATTAAATGAGTGGGCGAAGCAATCAAATATTTGTATAGAGGTGGAAGAAGAGAATATTCCAGTTAGTGATGAGGTAAAAGGAATTTGTGAAATGCTTGGTTTTGAAGCAACAAATTTAGCAAATGAGGGAACATTTTTACTCGCAATTCCTAAAAATGACGCTAGCCGTGCAATAGAGGTTTTACATACTTTTCCTGAAGCTTCAAACGCTTCTATTATTGGAAAAGTAACTGCTCAATATCCACAAAAAGTTATTTTAAATAGTTCTTGGGGAACAAAAAGATTTTTAGATACACCAACTGGTGAACTACTTCCAAGGATTTGTTAA
- the hypA gene encoding hydrogenase/urease nickel incorporation protein HypA, which translates to MHEYSIVQSLLESCEEHAKSNDAKKVTKVVVKIGVLSGVEPELLQTAFDTFKEQTVCNDAQFIINVQQIEILCNQCNSSSTLQKHEFACPKCESVDLKVTDGEDMYLMSLEFE; encoded by the coding sequence ATGCATGAGTATTCTATAGTTCAATCTTTATTAGAGAGTTGCGAAGAACACGCAAAGTCAAATGATGCAAAAAAAGTTACAAAAGTAGTTGTTAAAATTGGAGTTTTAAGTGGAGTTGAACCAGAGCTTCTTCAAACAGCATTTGATACATTTAAAGAACAAACAGTTTGTAATGATGCACAATTTATAATAAATGTTCAACAAATAGAGATTTTATGTAATCAATGTAATAGTAGTTCAACTTTACAAAAACATGAGTTTGCCTGCCCAAAATGCGAAAGTGTTGATTTAAAAGTAACAGATGGTGAAGATATGTATCTTATGAGTTTAGAATTTGAATAA
- a CDS encoding DUF4198 domain-containing protein yields the protein MKKVISALALTALFANAHFLTLLPTSDNIEDKKDSNIKIDAMFIHPFEQSGMNMEKPKGIFVNNSKNSLPLKETKKFEHKAWETSYSIDKPAVYKFFVQPEPYFEESEGLFISHVPKVIVSAFGVEDGWDEPIGLKYEIVPLTKPFGLYAGNIFQGVVLKDGKPQANVEVEVELYNEFDLKAPTSSHITQSIKTDKNGVFSFVMNHKGWWGFAALIEEGEKELNGKKYPIENGALLWLKAY from the coding sequence ATGAAAAAAGTAATTTCAGCTTTAGCATTAACAGCTCTTTTTGCAAATGCACATTTTTTAACTCTTCTTCCAACTAGTGATAATATTGAAGATAAAAAAGATTCAAATATCAAAATAGATGCTATGTTTATTCACCCTTTTGAACAAAGTGGTATGAATATGGAGAAACCAAAAGGTATTTTTGTAAATAACAGTAAAAACTCTTTACCTTTAAAAGAGACAAAAAAGTTTGAACACAAAGCTTGGGAAACTTCATATTCAATAGATAAACCAGCAGTTTATAAGTTTTTTGTACAACCAGAGCCTTATTTTGAAGAGTCAGAAGGTTTATTTATAAGCCATGTTCCAAAAGTGATAGTTAGTGCTTTTGGTGTTGAAGATGGATGGGATGAGCCAATTGGTTTAAAATATGAGATAGTTCCACTTACAAAACCTTTTGGACTTTATGCTGGAAATATTTTTCAAGGTGTAGTTTTAAAAGATGGAAAACCACAAGCAAATGTTGAAGTAGAAGTTGAGCTTTATAATGAGTTTGATTTAAAAGCTCCAACATCTTCACATATTACTCAAAGTATAAAAACTGATAAAAATGGAGTTTTCTCTTTTGTGATGAATCATAAAGGTTGGTGGGGATTTGCAGCACTAATTGAAGAGGGAGAAAAAGAGCTAAATGGTAAAAAATACCCTATTGAAAACGGTGCTTTACTTTGGTTAAAAGCTTACTAA
- a CDS encoding CbiM family transporter, with protein sequence MHISDGVLSLEVTVVSTIVAFGFFAYSFRSLNNEKIVLASAFSALFFVASFIHIPFGPTQIHLMLLGFIGVFLGSVAIFSISLALILQALLLGFGGVSSIGVNVLIMGLASYLVYIIFKLNFFKALNEKVKFFLIGFSGVFISTFILFLHLIISKDEYEKLSYTIIFANIPTMILEGLVTLFLFLYIKKTMPSLLKGLNI encoded by the coding sequence ATGCATATTAGTGATGGTGTTTTAAGTTTAGAAGTTACAGTAGTTTCGACTATTGTAGCTTTTGGTTTTTTTGCTTACTCTTTTAGAAGTTTAAATAATGAAAAGATAGTTTTAGCATCGGCATTTAGTGCTCTTTTTTTTGTAGCTTCATTTATTCATATACCATTTGGACCAACACAAATTCATCTCATGCTTTTAGGATTTATTGGAGTATTTTTAGGAAGTGTTGCAATATTTTCTATATCTTTAGCACTTATTTTACAAGCTTTACTTTTAGGATTTGGTGGAGTTAGCTCTATAGGAGTAAATGTTTTGATTATGGGATTAGCTTCATATTTAGTATATATTATTTTCAAATTAAATTTTTTTAAAGCTTTAAATGAAAAAGTAAAGTTTTTTTTAATTGGATTTAGTGGAGTTTTTATATCTACTTTTATTTTATTTTTACATCTTATAATTTCAAAAGATGAGTATGAAAAACTCTCTTATACTATTATTTTTGCAAATATACCTACTATGATTTTAGAAGGTTTAGTTACACTATTTTTATTTTTATATATTAAAAAAACAATGCCTAGTTTATTAAAAGGATTAAATATATGA
- a CDS encoding energy-coupling factor transporter transmembrane component T, whose translation MSLNPAISLLSAIVFSLLLSFSNLEIIFFIPVIFLIFLNLKYILKILKKLLLLNFFIVFLVLFFYFETDFNQAFNLFFKINLIILFNLLLFSSSNGFDIVKGFMILRFPQKFISALYFTVKLIFELNLELKNIKLSLKARNFKPKTDIFTYKTYGNIFGILFLKMILKSNSLKETLLLRGFKNQIFLNYDSKIYLYDIVLLFLIFFIFVLKVFL comes from the coding sequence TTGAGTTTAAATCCAGCTATTTCTCTTTTAAGTGCTATTGTTTTTAGTTTGCTTTTAAGCTTTTCAAACTTAGAGATAATATTTTTTATTCCTGTGATTTTTTTGATATTTTTAAATCTAAAATATATTTTAAAAATTTTGAAAAAACTACTATTATTAAACTTTTTTATAGTTTTTTTAGTACTTTTTTTCTATTTTGAAACAGATTTTAATCAAGCTTTTAATCTATTTTTTAAGATAAATTTGATTATTTTATTTAATCTTTTATTGTTCTCTTCTTCAAATGGTTTTGATATTGTAAAGGGATTTATGATACTAAGATTTCCACAAAAATTTATATCGGCTTTGTATTTTACAGTAAAACTTATTTTTGAACTAAATTTAGAATTAAAGAATATTAAATTATCTTTGAAAGCTAGAAATTTTAAACCAAAAACAGATATATTTACTTATAAAACATATGGAAATATATTTGGAATACTATTTTTGAAGATGATTTTAAAATCAAATAGTTTAAAAGAGACTCTTTTGCTTCGAGGTTTTAAAAATCAAATATTTTTAAATTATGATTCTAAAATATATTTATATGATATTGTGTTACTATTTTTGATTTTCTTTATTTTTGTCTTAAAGGTTTTTTTATGA
- a CDS encoding energy-coupling factor ABC transporter ATP-binding protein, with protein sequence MSCSLNLKNISYVKEEKLLFKDINIDLGHKEKIAIVGANGVGKSTLLKIMAGLIEPSSGEIEIFHNLIKNKRDFEKYRDDIGYLPQDVSSFFLCITVIEDIMFSLQTLGIGKKEAYDKSKEILKNLNILHLENRVIYELSGGEQKIVALASILVKEPKILLLDEPTNALDEESENRILDILSKIDKSMIIVSHHKSFIEKIVSKIYNLSSL encoded by the coding sequence ATGAGTTGCTCACTAAATTTAAAAAATATTTCTTATGTAAAAGAAGAGAAACTATTATTTAAAGATATAAATATTGATTTAGGACATAAAGAAAAAATTGCTATTGTTGGAGCAAATGGTGTTGGAAAATCAACACTTCTTAAAATTATGGCAGGATTAATTGAGCCCTCATCAGGTGAAATTGAAATATTTCATAATTTGATAAAAAACAAAAGAGATTTTGAAAAATATAGAGATGATATAGGATATTTACCACAAGATGTGAGTAGTTTTTTTCTTTGTATTACTGTGATTGAAGATATAATGTTTTCTTTGCAAACTTTAGGAATTGGAAAAAAAGAAGCATACGATAAAAGTAAAGAGATATTGAAAAATCTTAATATATTACATTTAGAAAATAGAGTTATTTATGAGCTTAGTGGTGGTGAACAAAAAATTGTCGCACTTGCTTCAATTTTAGTAAAAGAGCCAAAAATCTTGCTCTTAGATGAACCAACAAATGCTTTAGATGAAGAGAGTGAAAATAGAATTTTAGATATTTTAAGCAAAATAGATAAGTCTATGATAATTGTTTCTCATCACAAATCTTTCATTGAAAAAATAGTATCAAAAATTTATAATTTAAGTTCTTTATAA
- a CDS encoding response regulator transcription factor, with protein MFKNLTILKSLTVLYAEDDLVIQDSISRILKMFFKDVVIANDGKEAIENYNNKKIDILILDYVMPNLNGYETAKIVREKDKKIPILITSAYTDKEKLLNAIELNLIKYIEKPILYDDLIKVFENIIKYMEENNLLQIKLDENIYYSFVDKNIIKNGEKITLTKNEVLFLELLLEKPNHLISKNIIENSVFKASVDENTLRNMVYRLRKKIDTDTIATIKDLGYIIKIK; from the coding sequence TTGTTCAAAAATTTAACTATTTTAAAATCATTAACAGTTCTTTATGCTGAAGATGATTTAGTAATTCAAGATAGCATCTCAAGAATTTTAAAAATGTTTTTCAAAGATGTAGTTATTGCAAATGATGGAAAAGAGGCTATTGAAAATTACAATAATAAAAAAATCGATATTTTAATTTTAGATTATGTGATGCCAAATTTAAATGGATATGAAACTGCAAAAATTGTTAGGGAAAAAGATAAAAAAATTCCAATTTTAATTACAAGTGCATATACAGATAAAGAGAAACTTCTTAATGCTATTGAATTAAATCTTATTAAATATATTGAAAAGCCTATTTTATATGATGATTTAATAAAAGTTTTTGAAAATATAATTAAATATATGGAAGAAAATAACTTACTACAAATAAAACTAGATGAAAATATCTACTACTCATTTGTTGATAAAAATATTATAAAAAATGGTGAAAAAATTACTCTTACAAAAAATGAGGTTTTATTTTTAGAACTTCTTTTAGAAAAACCAAATCATTTAATTTCAAAAAATATAATAGAAAATAGTGTTTTTAAAGCTAGTGTAGATGAAAATACTCTTAGAAATATGGTTTATAGACTTAGAAAAAAAATTGATACAGATACTATTGCTACAATTAAAGATTTGGGGTATATAATCAAGATTAAATAA
- a CDS encoding transporter substrate-binding domain-containing protein yields MKKVLFLLIFIFLGSIFSNEIELNEEEKEYLNKKKVIKMCVDPDWFPFEIINQDNIHEGISADLIKIIKDKLNLNIELIPTKTWDETIELSKKRECDILSFLNETSKRKEWLVFTKPIFTDQNVLVGRAERKYIEDISKENLSIALPRQTAMSERFANDFPNLTIIPTSTEDEAFKLVEEYKADLTLRSLIITAYTIKKNGLFNLKIVGEPKDYENYLRIGVRKDEPILKDILNKAIVKISKQDVDNIVNKYVTVVVNKTTTLTTAFWVLGIFIIIILIILLWNYLLNKKVKIELKKNEQQQTKLMEQKRRAQIGELLGNISHQWRNGLAQISSLNLEMILMYQLNKDLQKNSDFYQRLKDTENSIKFMVETMNTFLGYYKEEKNHKEFQIKENIENVLKLIDIEIKNSNLNIEIIENFNLKIVANDNEWMHIWLNLITNTIKASKNHNITNPNVKITINENSIIYIDNCKGLEEKTIKEIKNNQQEGLGLKMTKKILEKSSWFFSVENIQNGIKIVFYKK; encoded by the coding sequence ATGAAAAAAGTGTTATTTTTATTAATTTTTATTTTCTTAGGCTCTATTTTCTCAAATGAGATAGAACTAAATGAAGAAGAAAAAGAGTACTTAAATAAGAAAAAAGTTATAAAAATGTGCGTTGATCCAGATTGGTTCCCTTTTGAAATAATTAATCAAGATAATATTCATGAAGGTATTTCAGCAGATTTAATAAAAATAATCAAAGATAAATTAAATTTAAATATAGAGCTAATACCAACAAAAACTTGGGATGAAACTATAGAATTATCAAAAAAACGAGAGTGTGATATTTTAAGCTTCTTAAATGAAACTTCCAAAAGAAAAGAGTGGTTAGTTTTTACAAAACCTATTTTTACTGATCAAAATGTACTTGTAGGAAGAGCTGAAAGAAAATATATAGAAGATATTTCAAAAGAGAATTTATCTATTGCACTTCCTAGACAAACTGCTATGAGTGAAAGATTTGCAAATGATTTTCCAAATCTAACAATTATTCCAACATCAACAGAGGATGAAGCTTTTAAACTTGTCGAAGAGTATAAAGCTGATTTAACTTTGCGTTCTTTGATAATTACAGCTTATACTATTAAGAAAAATGGATTATTTAATCTCAAAATTGTTGGTGAACCAAAAGATTATGAGAACTATCTTAGAATTGGTGTACGAAAAGATGAACCTATTTTAAAAGATATTTTAAATAAAGCAATTGTAAAAATAAGCAAACAAGATGTTGATAATATTGTAAATAAATATGTTACAGTTGTTGTAAATAAAACAACCACTCTTACTACTGCTTTTTGGGTATTAGGGATATTTATAATAATTATTCTAATAATTTTATTATGGAACTATCTTTTAAACAAAAAAGTAAAAATAGAACTCAAAAAAAATGAACAACAACAAACAAAACTAATGGAGCAAAAAAGAAGAGCTCAAATAGGAGAGCTTTTGGGAAATATTTCACACCAATGGAGAAATGGATTAGCTCAAATATCATCTTTAAATTTAGAGATGATTTTAATGTATCAATTAAATAAAGATTTACAGAAAAATAGCGATTTTTATCAAAGGCTTAAAGATACAGAAAATTCTATAAAATTTATGGTTGAAACTATGAATACTTTTTTGGGATATTACAAAGAGGAAAAAAATCATAAAGAGTTTCAAATTAAAGAAAATATAGAAAATGTATTAAAACTAATAGATATTGAAATAAAAAATTCAAATTTAAATATTGAAATTATAGAAAATTTTAATCTTAAAATAGTAGCAAATGACAATGAATGGATGCATATTTGGCTCAATTTAATAACAAACACAATAAAAGCATCAAAAAATCATAATATAACTAATCCAAATGTAAAGATAACTATAAACGAAAATAGTATTATCTACATAGATAACTGCAAAGGATTAGAAGAAAAAACTATAAAAGAGATTAAAAACAATCAACAAGAGGGATTAGGACTTAAAATGACTAAAAAAATTTTAGAAAAAAGTAGCTGGTTTTTTAGTGTTGAAAATATTCAAAATGGTATAAAAATAGTATTTTATAAAAAATAG
- a CDS encoding autotransporter outer membrane beta-barrel domain-containing protein translates to MISRYIDNFDFKSRFRILKGGKVSLVVSAMIVSSSLVGTNANAVPVQVTGTTPYSSTLSENTDFAISNLFTTTAGESPFVINANGHNTNINITSNPSGGNSISINHHGVPKNLVGVNIINLGTNESSITTTDNYINIRNYKGEAFGISSKNGDDGGDWDNMTINIVSTIPEPEYGKYGLVVYGVGYAEGIYVDGDLKNSSISVVENSAFYISNADNTLTDAYGIDIGNNLVNSTITNDGTFDISSNNGAYGIYVDRDVQNSQVINNGDMTIKVERDLVNADVQTQDSTNLYASGIEVNAVRQYTAPAEGIINISNSGTINASATGNLTVTGTIETGENEEGDQRYTSLTAESKGIAINSLLGDDLVEGAIATFENSGEIKATSKLNLDFINQGDSINFGYDQFKAIATGLEVDGDDAQIINTESGKINALAEINIDEKGTVSSYYLFAEANGIKSYDFENITFVNDGTIDSRAIFNGTSDAYSKSFGIYIDTEVSNASITSANIISKSDATATKGDAYARARGIDIYFLENGNIRNIDSIEVEAKSDGISGSDSSAYGIVSDDFRNSHITNDQTAELKITSISKSIEGISEASARGIFANNVGDDFSITNIGNIEIVATANSYDYTIVEAYGIQIDDNGVYGDEGAVISNSGNINVKANGTIIDTVDGYMQLEAYGIKTGFNDESQLNIINSGTIEAHINNQLDQRAYSLHLGNSTNSDLNVTNSGILKGNIYVDGTLTNNGTSNNKAIIELAHNAMDEENAYISNFTNGEHGILKIGLLTDGTIGNTKYSQLNTQSAVFNDGSTLDVNVLSASTNQPLLAGKRLENVVTASNDLTINGKLNVTDNSALLDFAYVTSDEWTNGEDGAIHLNIVQATNAKGEEITIETATKEGGGNKNTQAAAKVLNNISNNLENYPTMAPVISAFNGLQTETQIAKAVETTTPLAPTATVGATTQISNGIAGIVTQRQNANISGGGLNSGDTMFAQKNFWFKPFGSLGSQKDKDGISGFDVKAGGFGLGLDGEYKDNQNIGFGLFYTNANVDVNNVNQKADLDVFTTLVYGNVPVIDDKTNFLYQVGYSWQKTDGSREIFTGQTATSDYTSKTASLDLKLMRDVQITDNLLLQPMVETTYRHFTNPAYKENGAGALNLNVDKFTSKDLIVGLGTIAHYKLTDDSKIVGNVNVGYDFEGKNQTVTSAFQGAAGVKFDTNGIDNGRWSYQAGIGYELDINKTNSINVSYDYQGQGSDFSNNTVSAKYVLKF, encoded by the coding sequence ATGATTAGTAGATATATAGATAATTTTGATTTTAAATCAAGATTTAGAATCTTAAAAGGTGGGAAAGTTTCACTAGTTGTTAGTGCTATGATTGTAAGTTCTAGCTTAGTTGGAACAAATGCGAATGCTGTTCCTGTTCAAGTGACAGGAACAACTCCATACTCATCTACTCTAAGTGAAAATACTGATTTTGCAATTTCTAATTTGTTTACTACTACGGCTGGTGAATCACCATTTGTTATTAATGCAAATGGACATAATACAAATATTAATATCACTAGTAATCCAAGTGGTGGAAATAGTATTTCTATCAATCATCATGGTGTTCCAAAAAATTTAGTAGGAGTAAATATTATTAATTTAGGTACTAATGAAAGTTCAATTACTACAACAGATAACTACATCAATATACGAAATTATAAAGGTGAAGCTTTTGGTATTAGTAGTAAAAATGGAGATGATGGTGGTGATTGGGATAATATGACAATTAATATCGTAAGTACTATTCCTGAACCAGAATATGGTAAATATGGTCTAGTAGTTTATGGAGTTGGTTATGCAGAAGGTATTTATGTTGATGGGGATTTGAAAAACAGTTCAATCTCTGTTGTTGAAAATAGTGCTTTTTATATTAGTAATGCAGATAATACATTAACAGATGCTTATGGTATTGACATTGGTAACAATCTTGTAAATTCAACTATTACAAATGATGGTACATTTGATATTTCAAGTAATAATGGTGCTTATGGTATATATGTAGATAGGGATGTACAAAATTCTCAAGTTATCAATAATGGTGATATGACTATCAAAGTAGAGCGTGATTTAGTAAATGCAGATGTTCAAACACAAGATAGTACTAATTTATATGCTTCAGGAATTGAAGTAAATGCTGTACGACAATATACAGCACCTGCAGAGGGAATTATAAATATCTCTAATAGTGGTACTATCAATGCATCGGCAACTGGAAATCTTACGGTAACTGGAACTATAGAAACAGGTGAAAATGAAGAAGGAGACCAAAGATACACATCATTAACAGCAGAATCAAAAGGTATAGCCATAAACTCTCTTCTTGGGGATGACTTAGTTGAGGGTGCAATTGCAACATTTGAAAATAGCGGTGAGATTAAAGCTACTTCAAAATTAAATTTGGATTTTATAAATCAAGGTGATTCGATAAATTTTGGTTATGACCAATTTAAAGCAATAGCAACTGGTTTAGAAGTAGATGGAGATGATGCCCAAATAATTAATACCGAAAGTGGAAAAATAAATGCATTGGCAGAAATCAATATTGATGAAAAAGGAACAGTAAGCTCTTATTATCTATTTGCAGAAGCAAATGGTATCAAATCGTATGATTTTGAAAATATTACTTTTGTTAATGATGGCACTATTGATTCAAGAGCAATTTTTAATGGTACATCAGATGCTTATTCTAAATCATTTGGTATCTATATAGATACTGAAGTATCAAATGCTTCAATAACATCAGCAAATATTATTTCAAAATCAGATGCTACTGCTACTAAAGGAGATGCTTATGCTAGAGCAAGAGGTATTGATATTTATTTTTTAGAGAATGGTAATATAAGAAATATTGATTCTATTGAAGTAGAAGCTAAATCAGATGGGATTTCTGGAAGTGATTCATCTGCTTATGGTATTGTATCAGATGATTTTAGAAACTCACATATTACAAATGATCAAACAGCTGAACTAAAAATAACATCAATATCAAAGTCAATTGAAGGTATATCAGAAGCTAGCGCTAGAGGTATTTTTGCTAATAATGTAGGTGATGATTTCTCAATCACAAATATAGGAAATATAGAAATAGTAGCAACAGCAAATAGCTATGATTATACTATTGTAGAAGCTTACGGTATTCAAATAGACGATAATGGCGTATATGGAGACGAAGGAGCAGTTATTTCAAATAGTGGAAATATAAATGTAAAAGCAAATGGAACAATTATTGACACAGTAGATGGATATATGCAATTAGAAGCTTATGGTATTAAAACAGGTTTTAATGATGAAAGTCAATTAAATATTATAAATAGTGGAACAATAGAAGCACATATAAATAACCAATTAGATCAAAGAGCTTATTCACTCCATTTAGGTAATTCAACAAATAGTGATTTGAATGTTACAAATAGCGGGATATTAAAAGGAAATATTTATGTAGATGGAACATTAACAAACAACGGTACATCAAATAATAAAGCTATTATAGAATTAGCACATAATGCAATGGATGAAGAGAATGCATATATTTCTAATTTTACAAATGGTGAACATGGTATTTTAAAAATAGGACTTTTAACAGATGGGACTATAGGAAATACAAAATATTCACAACTAAATACACAAAGTGCAGTTTTTAATGATGGCTCAACACTAGATGTAAATGTTTTAAGTGCTTCAACAAATCAACCATTATTAGCAGGGAAAAGACTTGAAAATGTAGTAACAGCAAGTAATGATTTAACAATAAATGGAAAATTAAATGTAACAGACAACTCAGCTCTTTTAGATTTTGCTTATGTAACAAGTGATGAGTGGACAAATGGTGAAGATGGAGCAATTCATTTAAATATTGTTCAAGCAACAAATGCAAAAGGTGAAGAAATCACAATTGAAACTGCTACAAAAGAAGGTGGTGGAAATAAAAATACTCAAGCAGCAGCAAAAGTATTAAACAATATTTCTAATAACTTAGAAAACTATCCTACTATGGCTCCTGTTATTAGTGCATTTAATGGTTTACAAACAGAAACTCAAATTGCCAAAGCAGTAGAAACAACAACACCATTAGCCCCAACAGCAACAGTAGGCGCAACAACACAAATATCAAATGGAATAGCAGGAATAGTAACTCAAAGACAAAATGCAAATATTTCAGGTGGAGGTTTAAACTCAGGAGATACAATGTTTGCACAAAAGAACTTCTGGTTTAAACCTTTTGGATCTTTAGGATCTCAAAAAGATAAAGATGGGATTTCGGGATTTGATGTAAAAGCTGGTGGATTTGGATTGGGTCTTGATGGAGAGTATAAAGATAATCAAAATATAGGATTTGGATTGTTCTATACAAATGCAAATGTAGATGTAAATAATGTAAATCAAAAAGCAGACCTAGATGTATTTACAACTTTAGTATATGGAAATGTACCTGTAATAGATGATAAAACAAACTTCCTATATCAAGTTGGTTACTCTTGGCAAAAAACAGATGGTAGTAGAGAGATATTTACAGGTCAAACAGCAACATCTGATTATACAAGTAAAACAGCATCTTTAGATTTGAAATTAATGAGAGATGTACAAATAACTGATAATTTACTGTTGCAACCAATGGTTGAGACAACATATAGACACTTTACAAACCCAGCATATAAAGAGAATGGCGCAGGAGCATTAAATTTAAATGTAGATAAATTTACATCAAAAGATTTAATAGTAGGATTAGGAACTATTGCTCACTATAAATTAACAGATGATTCAAAAATAGTAGGGAATGTAAATGTAGGATATGATTTCGAAGGTAAAAATCAAACAGTAACATCAGCATTTCAAGGAGCAGCAGGAGTAAAATTTGATACAAATGGTATAGATAATGGAAGATGGTCTTACCAAGCTGGAATAGGGTATGAATTAGATATAAATAAAACAAATAGTATAAATGTATCATATGATTATCAAGGACAAGGAAGTGATTTCTCAAATAATACAGTATCTGCTAAATATGTTTTAAAATTCTAG